Proteins encoded by one window of Emticicia oligotrophica DSM 17448:
- a CDS encoding OmpA family protein produces MIVRKKIIGALVIAIATALLGGNVMAQESLVKTGEHHYESLSFLKAIDAFEAALKKKGLTDQQKLAAKIKLADSYSKVKDTQNAERVYADIIKTSGELSGENTIICLKYAQTLASNGKYREAQEMYDKYTRKVEDDPRGKGFSKLYNDVSVLSKNATCYKVDYLSINTNAADFSPSYYKNGLVFVSNRYNTVGVRRVFNWNETPFLDLFFLDDVSAIGGQPAGLGTGSTELKTSRKRSSRSGGVVGSDEYTAPTANDSRTLGSYGGLNVMAGMGYGDRPVTESERFSGSINSKYHEGPAAFFKDASRVIFTRNNFNNGKIKRSSDGINKLKLYIGEAAKDGWKNIKELPFNSDEYSTGHPALSPDEKLLFFASDMPGGFGGTDIYVSRYDGSSWSAPINLGKSVNTKGNEMFPFVDEKGNLYFSSDGHAGLGDLDIFFVQMDGTSSKGRTINLGSPINSSKDDFGIVTDALRKSGYFSSNRKRGGADDDIYKFDRECEIKEGCDLIIAIYDAETKMPLDNAKIVYEDKDGSIKEKLSDADGSVKLEGLDQDVEFVFRTTRDGYSANTVSYSTKDCDNEASRLEIPMSRPKTGTDSTSSAQKGYAGETPTQSKQTTSGSNTNTAGANTCIIKGRVMAQSTNKPLDKVLVTLRNECDGSTQTATTDASGNYAFTVAEGCDYTIEGSKDNLGSKGKRIRKLNCKKGDVTADVFMFGTGDIVQVDNIYFDYGKCNLRPDARAELDKLVTMMRKYPKMRIELRAHTDSRSESDFNQKISEGRAKASANYLFKRGISRSRVEYAGYGETMPVNGCVDGVECTEEQHAQNRRTEIKILQMN; encoded by the coding sequence ATGATTGTTAGGAAAAAAATCATAGGAGCTTTAGTCATAGCAATAGCAACGGCCTTACTGGGTGGAAATGTTATGGCACAAGAATCCCTAGTAAAAACAGGTGAGCACCATTATGAGAGCTTATCATTTCTCAAAGCTATTGATGCCTTCGAAGCTGCTCTCAAGAAAAAAGGCCTTACTGACCAACAAAAATTAGCAGCTAAAATTAAGCTTGCTGATAGCTATTCTAAGGTAAAAGATACTCAGAATGCAGAGCGTGTCTATGCCGATATTATCAAGACATCTGGCGAGTTATCTGGCGAAAACACCATTATTTGCCTCAAATATGCCCAAACACTTGCTAGTAATGGAAAATATCGTGAAGCACAGGAAATGTACGATAAATATACTCGTAAAGTTGAAGACGACCCACGTGGAAAAGGATTCTCAAAACTTTACAATGATGTGAGTGTACTCTCCAAAAATGCAACTTGCTATAAAGTTGATTATTTATCAATCAATACTAATGCAGCAGATTTTTCACCATCATACTACAAAAATGGATTAGTCTTCGTCTCAAACCGTTATAATACCGTCGGTGTACGACGAGTATTTAACTGGAATGAAACCCCCTTCCTCGATTTATTCTTTTTAGATGATGTTTCGGCAATCGGTGGGCAACCAGCTGGACTAGGCACTGGAAGTACCGAATTAAAAACATCACGAAAACGAAGTAGTCGTAGTGGAGGTGTAGTGGGTTCAGATGAGTACACGGCTCCTACTGCCAATGATAGCCGAACGCTAGGCTCTTATGGTGGTCTAAACGTAATGGCTGGGATGGGTTATGGCGACCGACCAGTGACAGAATCAGAGCGTTTTAGTGGTTCAATTAATTCAAAGTATCATGAGGGGCCTGCAGCCTTTTTTAAAGACGCTTCAAGAGTCATTTTCACTCGTAATAACTTTAATAATGGTAAGATAAAACGTAGTTCAGATGGTATCAATAAATTAAAATTGTACATTGGTGAGGCAGCCAAAGATGGTTGGAAAAATATCAAAGAATTACCTTTCAATAGTGATGAATATTCGACTGGCCACCCTGCTCTATCGCCTGATGAAAAACTTCTTTTCTTCGCATCTGATATGCCCGGTGGTTTTGGTGGAACTGATATCTACGTCTCTCGTTACGATGGTAGTAGCTGGTCGGCTCCAATCAACTTAGGGAAATCTGTCAATACAAAGGGTAATGAAATGTTTCCGTTTGTTGATGAAAAAGGAAATCTTTACTTCTCTTCAGATGGCCATGCTGGTCTGGGTGATTTAGATATTTTCTTTGTGCAGATGGATGGTACAAGCTCGAAAGGTAGAACCATTAATCTTGGTTCACCAATCAATTCAAGTAAAGACGATTTCGGTATCGTTACCGACGCTCTTCGTAAATCAGGTTATTTTAGTTCAAACCGTAAACGTGGTGGTGCCGATGATGATATTTACAAGTTTGACCGTGAATGTGAAATTAAAGAAGGTTGTGACCTTATTATTGCTATTTATGATGCAGAAACAAAAATGCCACTCGATAACGCTAAAATTGTTTACGAAGATAAAGATGGTAGTATAAAAGAGAAGCTTAGCGATGCCGATGGAAGTGTGAAACTCGAAGGACTAGACCAAGACGTAGAGTTTGTCTTCCGAACTACTCGCGATGGTTACAGTGCCAATACCGTAAGTTACTCAACTAAAGATTGTGACAATGAGGCATCTCGCTTAGAAATCCCAATGAGTCGCCCAAAAACAGGAACAGACTCTACTTCTTCGGCACAAAAAGGCTATGCAGGAGAAACACCTACTCAAAGCAAACAAACAACAAGTGGCTCTAATACTAATACTGCTGGAGCGAACACTTGTATTATCAAAGGCCGTGTAATGGCTCAAAGTACAAATAAACCACTTGATAAAGTATTAGTAACCTTACGCAACGAATGTGATGGCTCTACTCAAACAGCCACTACTGATGCTTCTGGAAATTATGCATTTACTGTAGCCGAAGGTTGTGATTATACAATAGAAGGTTCGAAAGATAATCTTGGTTCAAAAGGTAAACGCATACGGAAACTAAATTGTAAGAAAGGTGATGTGACTGCCGATGTATTTATGTTTGGAACTGGCGATATTGTTCAAGTAGATAATATTTACTTCGATTATGGTAAATGTAACCTACGCCCCGATGCCCGTGCAGAATTGGATAAGCTAGTAACCATGATGCGTAAATATCCAAAAATGCGTATAGAGCTTCGAGCTCATACTGATAGCCGTTCAGAATCAGATTTTAATCAAAAAATTTCTGAAGGTAGAGCAAAAGCCTCAGCCAATTATTTATTCAAACGTGGTATCAGTCGTAGCCGTGTAGAATATGCAGGTTATGGAGAAACCATGCCAGTAAATGGTTGTGTTGATGGCGTAGAATGTACCGAAGAGCAACATGCTCAAAACCGACGTACAGAGATAAAAATCTTACAAATGAATTAA
- a CDS encoding single-stranded DNA-binding protein: protein MNSVKLIGNVGSDLNLLTFENGKKASFSLATTESYKNKQNEDVKNTTWHNVVAWGKIADVCNDLISKGKRVQIEGKLNYRNYVNKENKTVYITEIIAYKVSEEQ, encoded by the coding sequence ATGAACTCAGTAAAATTAATCGGAAACGTAGGTAGCGACCTAAATTTATTAACTTTTGAAAATGGTAAAAAAGCCTCTTTTAGCTTAGCGACTACTGAAAGCTATAAAAACAAACAAAATGAAGATGTGAAAAATACTACGTGGCACAACGTAGTGGCGTGGGGGAAAATAGCCGATGTGTGTAATGATTTAATTAGTAAAGGTAAGCGTGTGCAAATTGAAGGTAAGCTTAATTACCGCAATTATGTGAATAAAGAAAATAAGACAGTTTATATCACCGAAATAATTGCTTATAAAGTGAGCGAAGAACAATAA